TTCTTCGTGGCTGTTGCGATTCCCTTCTTGGGTAGCTTCGCTGGGTTGATCGGTGGGGTTGCATTGCCCGTGACATTTTCATATCCGTGTTTCATGTGGCTTAAGATTAAGAAACCCAAGAAGCATAGTTTCGCGTGGTGGCTCAACTGGGGACTGGGAATTTTGGGCATGGTTTTGAGCGTTTTGGTGATTGCTGCTGGGGTTTATGTTGTGATTGACACTGGCATTAAAGTGAGCTTTTTCAAGCCTCAGTAAAGGATAGAGCCTGCGGGGGATATGGTAAGGAAGTGTATTTTATAGACATTGGCTCTGATTTGAATGGGTCTGATGAGCTGAAGGAAGTATTGTTAGATTTCCTTCAAAGCTTTTGTGTTTATAGTTGCTTGCAACCATCAAATAATGCTCTCACCAATATACTCCACTCTATGTACTTGGACGTTCTTCTGTATCTGTTAACCATAGAAAAACAATGCCACATTTTGTGCACAGTGATTGTGCGGCACAGATCATGGTGTAGGGCCCACTTAGAATCCCACACAAACATCTAATTAAATTTAAATCGTTTCTTCAAGAgtcccgcaaaaaatcagcttaatctgataattataggtgctcgatccaatcatccaacttttcatttagattctAGGGTCctgaaaaattaaatgattagatTGAGCACATATAGGTATTAGAATGAGCTGATTTTCTCAAGAgggcttcaaaaaaaaaagtttacatttaatgaatgactcggaatatttgtgtgagacccaggGTGGGCCCCACACCGTGATTTGTGCACAATCGCTATGCACAAAATCCGTATGGGTAGACTACATGTTTGATAATTGGGAGTGTTTGTAGTAGCTTAGATTATAGTAAAAGCCAGTTCTGTTGCCAAAGATGAAAGCAAAAAGCATCAAAATAGAGCTTTGGAATTAGTAGTTTTTTCCAGCTTCCTGAGGTGGTTTTCTCCCAGCAAGAGTTATTAGCAGAAGCCGCAACAAACTAGATGGACACAATTCCTGATAAGTAAAAGGAGGCTAAACGTTTTAGTTTTATAAGCTCTAGCAAACGCCCAGCCATCGAAACCCTTGTTCCCCGGAAATATTGTCCTGCAATATTTAGGAAGATTGAACTGCAGGAGTTCAGCAATGAAACATTCCGCATCCCAAACGTAATAGAAACAGAACAAATAGAAAGGAAGCCAAGCATACAACAATCTATCCTCTTTTGACCCAAAACATCCCAGCATGATCATCTGTAACTATCAGAACCACAAagcaaagccaaaaaaaaatgctaagcAACAACGCTTGGGTCGTTTTGTGTTGAAGTAACCGCATCAATTATACTATTTAATGAGTGAGCTTACTTTAGCTCAATACATATGTCAATAAACAAAAAGAGAGGATGGACCAAAAGCAATGGTCAAAATTTAACAATCTACAAAAGAAATCTGAGATCGCTTGGGAAAAAAGTTCATAGCTTGATATAGCTCTACATCGACAATGGAAGAAGCATCCttcgtttctttttcctgtCCAGTCTTACTTGCTTTGTAATTTTCATGCATAAAAGCAGCAGCAATGTGATGCAAACTAAGATAAACGCAATCTTCACATGCCCGAAATATAACGAAACAGCTGAGAACACCAGGAAAGCTAAAATGATGAGTTCCCATAACACAAAGATGACAACGTCCACCCTGCACtcatggaaaaggaaaaagcaaGACAGAAAAATGTCAGAGGTGGGTGCTATTCTTCAGCAATTCCCAAACAAGTGATTCTGCACGGACACCATACTGAAAACAAATTGCACTCTAGGGGGGAAAAGGCAGCAGTGGCAGTAGCAGGAAAAGCGAAAAGTAATCACCCTCAGCTATCAGTAATCGTAAGGTCTAAGTAGTAACCAAGAAAGCTTTCAAACTGAATAAGCAAAGATTAAACAAGAGGGGATGACAAACATTcgttgggacttaaggctcagtttggttagGGCACAACCAACATCAACAACTCAACCCATTTAGTCATGGCATGGTCTATTTTCCTCACTTCGATCACAAACACCTCACGCATCTCATGAAACATACCATACATGGAAATGGAATACATTCCCATCTAAGAGCACTATTACACCTTCAGTAGCACAACAGGATTTCCATTATTTACATGGATGTGGGATTGGGCAAAAGTAGGAACCGAAGGGTAGGGTTTGATGTTCTTGAGTCGTGTCTTAAAGTGTCCTAATGGGCTGTATTATCCATCTTGAGCCACATTAGCATCttgcaaaccaaaccaaatcgattCTAGCTTTCAGTTGTGCCATTGATTTCCTCctttactttgtttttgtactttGGGCCTTTTCTCTGCCGTTTTTATTGATGGCTTGTCCAGTGCAATCCCACTTCGGCAAGGAATTTCACAAGCGAGAAAACTAAATCCTTTAATTTCCAACAATGATTGAAAGTTGAGTGCTAATCCCTAACGAACCCCAGTACCGCTTAAGTCTATcagtaaaaattaaaatctagaaaccaaaaaaagaaagaaatgagagttTTAATCCACTCGTGAGAGAAGGACATGAAATTAGGCAGTTGAGTCAAAAACTCAAAAGACAAAATTTCCCTAACATTAAAGAAAGGGGAAGAAGCCAATAAAAAAcattcatttttgttcttttctctctccatttctcacccaaatgctcaatccaaatgagtgattaGGCTAGAAACcataaccctttcttttcttttcttttcttatgaaATTCCTCAATCCAAAGGGATGGTAACCCAAGACAATATTTCTTCGACGGATAGCATTATTCCAACCCAATTAGCACAGTTTGGTAGCTCAGTTCTTTACCGTTTCCTGATTTATGCTTTGGCATGTTAAAGACCTATTCTTTAGTTCTTTAcaatttcttgttttgtctttGGCATGTCTAAGACCTATGAGAAAGCACAGCAGTAAACTCCATCAACAAACCCACAACCTAACTGATTCAATCGGATCAAATCATTGCCTCAAAGATCACAAAATAATCAATGCAACAAATATTAACACGAAACCCTAAATAAACAAGTTAAACGAAAATTggggaattaaaaaaaaaacccaatttaCGAAACAATTAAAGGGCGATTAAAGAGTGGGTACCGTGAAAAGTGGAGATTAGAAGTGGATGAAAAAACCGAGAAAGATGTCCAGTCGTACTTCGATCGAATCTGGTACTCTCTCAGCTGTTCCGCCAGATTGGATCGAgttatcatctctctctctctctctccccttgaaTCTTACGTGTATCTCCGGAGCTCAGAAGACATGTACGATTCAATGCTTCGATGAAGAAGAAGCCGAAATTTGAAATCTGACGGAGAAAAAGGGAGGAGACGAGAAGGAACAATTAAGCATCAACGTtctctttgttgttttttgttttttctccgGGAAATTTCACTTCGCCCCTCTCAAAATATCACGAGCCGAGGAATCGCGAGAAGGTTGGTTTGTTTGACTCCGGAGTTCTAATTGGGTGGTAGTATAAACTAATCCAAACCATTGtgattatttcttttattcttcCATATATAATTGAGATGTCCGGGCTAACCTCTCCGGGCCACAAGGTTAGCTTTCGCATATTTCAACTTATTATTGAACTCAATTCTATAGTCCATTAGCGGAGATTCCActtaaaatcaaagaaaaattccGTTTGAACTAACCCGAAAGAAGTTAATTATAATTTAGAAGATTTCAAGCCTCAACAGATCTGGTCAACCCTTTAGGCATTGGATTTATTTCACTCTCCGTGCAATAGTAAAAAATGATCCGCAACTACTTATCTCATTCTTTACCTCAACTAAATCAAACACATTACAATTAATCATGTATCacatttttttggataactaGGACGTGGGTTAATTTATGCACGCATCGACTAATTTTGTACCACGTAAAATCTCATATGTTATCCGAATGACCCACATCTCtcctttattcaatttttctttccgtttgttagttttgggtcAAATAAAATTTGTTCACAACCTTTTGAGCTCattcattttggaattttggatttgaatttataGGTAGCAAATgtaaagagaaatagagtaataattgaaaatagaggtaataattggaaagagatagaaagaaaatgagagtaatgattgaagagaaataaaataataattagaatccaaaatctaaaatccaaaaccctgcttttgttcggttgtgggtttgaaaaaaaatttccaaacccaaatctactcattacctatattttcaatcattactttcatttctctctccactcaggtggtgttccaactcaccttcctttttaaaaagttcttttttttcaattttcaaattcaaatataatgaaaatgaaaaataattttttgatttttcttgcaccgtataaaagatttcaatgaaatctatcaaacaagatccatattggtaggaaaattatttgcataaacatataatttttgggcttgaaaataccttcctttttccaaaaccttctttttttgaagttggaacaccccctcattacccctatatccaatcattaatcttatttctctctctattcattacctctctctatttattacctttatcttcaattattatcatATTTTCTCTCGTcattcattacccaaaaatcaaacccaaaaaattttccaaacccacGACCGAACAAGGATGTCAGGGTCGAATTcgagtttcaatcataattttatattttcggATTGTTATGTTTTGAATCTCCCGTCCATTTGCAATTGGGTCAAAGCCAAGGGTCATTACTGTCGAGCTCCGGAACACGGTTTTCCTAAACAGTGCGAGCCACAGATGCAAAACCCAGTGACCATCCCCACCCAAAACTCATTCTTTCACCcccatatttatatatagatagTGCCATTCCTGAACAAAAAAACCAGCCAGAAGATTACTGTAGGGGCATAGGGGACCCCAAACAAAAATGGCAATAGAATTCAATGTACTCCGCGCTCCATCTCTTCCATCTCTTTGCCACTTtatgaaggagagagagagtgagagagagaggacgaagaagaagaatggagaAGAAGGCTAAAGTGATTTGCTCTGTGTTGGGTTCTAGGGCTTTTACCTGCTACTTTAAGGTTTCTCTGTGGGGCAACAAGGATAAAGGTAATTAATTATCCATTTCCCTGAGGGAATATTGTAAAACATACTGGACTCAAAGAGTTGTTCAAAATATCGAACTGAGTTCTCTAGAAAATTTTTGCCACGAATTTCTGCCGGAAGTAACAGTAATTGGCGAGCATACTGGTCTGGATTTAGAAAATTGTGAAAACGACTTCCATGATCTGTACAAAATTCCTTAGGCAAATAAGCAAATCATAAAGATTGATGTAGAAAGGATCTCTAGTTCCTTCGGAATTGGTAAGATCTTTGGCCCCAAATGAGGAAACCCTAGGAGAGTTGTTGACTCCAAATACCGTCCATGTACGACCCGTACGAATCGGTATTGATATAGCAATTCAATCCAAGCTCTTGGAATTGGAACAAGTTTTGCAGTTGATAACGGAAGGTGTGATAAGTAACACGTTAGCTTCAACATTGCATACACCCAATCTGATTGGTGACTTGGGTTTAGGATGCAGTCAAGTGACCTAAGATTGCGGTTGGTAGTATCCATTCcgagttatcaaaaataaaGATTGCAGTTGGTAGTTATCTATTCTGAGAGAAGACCAAAAGCAAACcggagaaagaaaagaaaaagacagacAAAAGACAAACCAGCATCAGCCCAAGACATGGGGAGAAAAGAGCGAAAAGACACTTAAGCGGGTAAAATTGGTAAAAACCTTGTCCTTGTTGTTTCCCTTGTGTTACTGATAAGTGATAACCTTCACCTAGTGTGTGTTATGTAGATGAATTTTGATGTCTAATGCTCACCTTCCATTGGGGCTTATTAAATGCAGTTGAATTTGTTACTGTCGTACTTCTTGCGACTTGGAGTATTAGTTCTTTGAAGCACAAAGTCCAGTTGAGTCTGTCTCCATGTGCATAGAATGTAGCAGCGGTTATTTGAGTGGTAAAACGCTGGTTAAATGAGACGATTACATTTAATGAAGTTCGTATTGTCTGTTGTTTAAGTTTTGTATGGACTGCCTGATACTTCAATAGCTTTGAAGTTTGTACATATTTCATTCACGTCAAATCTAGAATGACTGAGACTTCAACATTCTGGACATGGCTATTCATTATAAGGCTAAAATGTTACTCGCTCCTTCATAGTCTTTGGAGTAATATGAATTCTCACCCTTAACCatccccccccctcccctcccctccccttccttttcttctttgcaGGCTTCTCAGGTTCAGTTCACCTCTTCTTCTGCATGTATTAATGTATATACCCCAGCAGTCCAGCTTCGAGTCTTGGATTAGCTGGAGCAGTGTCTCTTACGGTTGCTAAGATTATCATCAGTATCAGTTCTGGCTTTTGTTGCAGACGAGGTTCTTATCAATTAAACATTATATGGGCATGGGATTTGATAGCCTTCATCATGTCATGGTAATTCTGAGCTTTCGACTGGAAGGTTTCAAAACAAATTTCTAATTAGTACAGACATTTTCTACAGCAAGCACACTCTAACTACTTTTTAGGCACGTTTATAGTTACCTGATATTTTTGCAGGTGTTTGACTTTGTTTTGTTGCTTATGATAGAATTCTCTGTTTCTAAAGTTCGctgttttcattttcaagaATCTTGATTGGTAAAAACATTAAGTTGATAATACTGTGTTCTTAAATATGTTGTGTGAGGCAAAAAGGTTTGGTTTGGACAATCTGTATTGCCTTCTTATCATGACACGTTAATTGTGAAATTGGTTAAAATTGGCAAGTAGGATTCGTTCTCCTCTCATTGCAAGAAGACTTGGTTAAGTTTGACCCTAGTTATTTGGACTGCGGATTGATTTGGTACGAGGAACGGTACGGCCACCTTGCTTGTCAAAAACCTCCAAATACTCCTATAACCATGGCAATCCTTCAGAAGCATCTGTAAGCCCGTCTAGAGCTCCACAAAACCTGCAAACACAGAAACGCATCAATATTCTCCAACAAGATAACGAACTTTTGAAGCACCAAAATTCGGCGACACGGGAACACGGCGAAAAATGTGTGGTACGtccattaaatttgattaattttttgaggagGACACAGTGGGGACAGGAGGGACACGCATGGATACACGGCAGACTTAAATATGCAATATGTAttacttaaaatatttttggttaaaAGTTTTATATGGCGGAAATATGATGTTTGTTTGTACATATTATGCTTCATTCTTCTACGTATAACTTAggaatatatacatatataaatatatatattttttttttcctgtgtcCCCTGCCGTGTATGTGTCCGTCTTTTCTTACAATCCCATGTCCTATGTCCGTTTgtatccgtgctacatagggGCTAACTAAGTGTAAATTAGGAGGTACATTTAAGCACCTATCTGTTGAGAACTTGATATGCCACATGCCGTGAATTGAGTTATGGAGATCACGAAATACAATGTACTTATTTGTAAGAGATAAAGATCCAATACATAGAATGCTAGTTTCGGAATTCTTGATGTACTACATGCATTTCTAGAAGCATTTTCACTGATTTGTTTTACATTTGTCCAATGAATACTCTATTTTTTGGTTGGGTACATTTTAATTCGTTCTCCTAAGGAAAACGGTAAGGAAAGCCTTGGATTCGCTTTAGGTCGCTTAATTCCATGTTTTGGAGCATTGGTATGCCATGTTTTGTAATATGTGTTCGAATACGTATTTTGCAGGGGTGTGGCGAATCATGTTAACAGAGGTGTGACCATGACAGAGCATTATCTATACATGTAGCTTTGTTTCAAACTTATTTTATGTTGttgatttcttctcttttcattattttcttcGATCTTCCCATTTCTCCTACTCCAGAAATTTTAGGTTCGACAAGTGCTAAATCTATTTTGCATCTAGTGCAGGATGTTATTTATCATAGCAATCCTTCTGTTTCTATCTGGTGCTGGACTCCACGGACACCACAGGAGCAAGATCATGTACTTTGGCACCCACTCTTGCTACTTTGTGGAGCGCGGAGTCTTTTCAAATGCTGCTGTCTTCTCCCTTCATTCTGTGCTTATCCCGATTTGGTTAGCATTCAAATGGGACACCCACAAATCCCACCACCGCAATACCCTCAGTCACAATTCCCTCCTCCGAACATAGAAGCTCCAGTTGTTGTGAACATACAGACGTGAGGCTAATTTGCTGGGTACTGGGTTTAGCAGTTATGTTTCTGAACCGAACTAACTTCTACCTATTTTAGTAGATGCATGTTTCTAAGTTCGAACAgttatactctctctctctctaagttcgAACAGTTATATATATAGTCTGGATCTAGTCAGGGATCCTGGATTTTGGCTTTGGTGTGGACCATGATCTCaaccgttggattgtgttttcaatggtccggatctgCGGACGATTGTTCACCGGCAAGAATAACTCTTACTTGTCAAAAATCATCCGCggatccggaccattgaaaacacaatctaaCAGATAACTCTTACCGATCAAAAACCGTCCGcagatccggaccattgaaaagcatCATGTTTGAGAGTTAATTGTGTTGGGTTGCCCTAAGCGAATTGAACTTTGACCTGCTTCCAAAAAAGTAGTGCCAAAAGCCAAATCTGGGTCCGAATACAATTGCTTTTGGTAGCTGCTTTTCGTTACCGCGGGTAATTTCTACatagtttattttctttatttgaatGGTTATATTGTTATATTCTCACAATCCATGCTAGCGTTTTTGTATCGTACCGAGCGATTCTGTTCTCTCTACAAATGACAATGTTACACGCGCCTACTTGAACGCCAGTAAGTGTTCGGTTGAATTGGAAGGATCGTAGAACCCGATATTCATGCATGACGACCCTTTGTAAATTAATTCGTTGGTACTACTATTATTCAAAATTCTCAAACTAAATATAAATAAGATGCATGACTCTACGTACCACCATGCCATGTGACCTGTCATTTCTGTTtctattcttttcctttcattcAATCGCATGCCAGTTTAATTGAACTGTTAAGGATCTCATTAATCAAAGGCCATTAATTCCACTCGTAACTCCACTGACTAATCAGAAACCAatacaacatatatatatatgagagaaagagagagagagagagagagagagagagagagagagaccaaaaaTAATGGACCAACTAAAGCCAAGCCCAGCAAATTCATGCCCACTCACACCTCTAACATTTCTGGAAAGAGCTGCAATCGCGTACGGCGAGACCACTTCAATCATCTATAACGACACCACATACACGTGGTCTCAGACCCACCGTCGATGCCAGCAATTGGCCTCCTCCATCCAATCACTCGGAATCGGGAGGGGCCATGTGGTATCTGTGGTGGCTCCCAACACCCCCGCCATGTACGAGCTTCATTTTGCCGTCCCAATGACCGGTGCGATCCTTAACACCATCAATACCCGTCTCGACGCCCATATGATCTCTGTGTTCCTCCAACACAGCGAATCAAAGCTCGTATTCGTTGATAAACAATTTCAATCCAACGTCATCCAAGCCATCAAACGGTTCCCTCTCGAATCCCAATCCCCTACCCTCGTCCTCATCACCGATAATGAGGTCTCGATCTCATCCAACCCATCATCATCGATTACAGTAGGCTTTACTCAAAATTACGAGGACCTTGTTGAGAAAGGAGATCCGGAGTTCAAGTGGGTCCGTCCCGAAAGCGAGCAGGACCCAATGACATTAAACTACACATCGGGAACAACATCGTCTCCGAAAGGCGTGGTCCACTCCCACCGTTCGATTTTCATCATCACAATCAACTCCCTAATCGACTGGTCCGTACCGAAACGTCCTGTATACCTGTGGACCCTACCGATGTTCCACTCCAACGGGTGGAGCTTCTCGTGGGGCATGGCGGCCGTAGGTGGGACCAACATCTGCCTCCGCAAATTCAACGTACCACTTGTCTATCACTCCATTTGCGCGCACAACGTGACCCACATGTGCGGCGCACCTGTGCTCCTCAACATGCTGTCAAAGTCAAACTCCCCCACGCACCGGTTAAAAACCCCAGTCCACTTCCTGACTGGCGGAGCGCCACCGCCCGCCGCCGTGCTCCTCCGTGTCGAATCCTTGGGCTTCGTGGTGAGCCACGGGTACGGGTTCACTGAAGCGGCCGGGGTGGTGGTTTCATGCGCGTGGAAACCGAGCTGGGACAGATTAAACGCGGAAGAAAGGGCGAGGTTGAAGAGTAGACAAGGGGTGAGGACAATCGGAGTCACTGAACTGGACGTGGTTGATACAGAGTCGGGAAAAAGCGTGAGCCGAGACGGAGCGACCGTGGGGGAGGTGGTTCTAAGGGGAGGGTCGGTAATGCTGGGTTATTTGAAAGATCCGGCGGGGACGTCGGAGTGTGTCAAATCTAACGGGTGGCTGTACACGGGAGACGTGGGAGTTGTTTATCCGGACGGGTATTTGGAAATAAGAGACAGGTTGAAGGATGTTATAGTGAGCGGTGGGGAGAATGTGTGTAGCATGGAGGTGGAGAGGGTTTTGTATGGGAACGAGGCGGTGGAGGAGGCGGCGGTGGTGGCACGGCCGGATGAGTTTTGGGGTGAGACGGTTTGTGCGTTTATCAGTTTGAAgggtggggtgggggtgggggtggagGAGGGGGATGTGGTGGGGTTTTGTAGGGAGAGGTTGCCGCATTATATGGTGCCGAAGACGGTGGTGTTTATGGATGAGCTGCCGAAGACGTCCACCGGGAAAATTCAGAAGTTTGCGCTCAGAGAGATTGCCAAGAGTTCGGGCTCGTTACCACCATCCAGGGGAACGTAAATGTGCAAATCGTACGTAGTGCAACGAgtttgaagaaaggaaaaaaaataaaaaattcccgCCAAAGTCAGCATTGTCGATTGATCAAGAAAAATGTAATGTTTATAAATTTTGAACAATTTATATTAGACATCGACTCGTAatcagttcaataaaaaatcattataagttttttttctttttctgaaaatgATAAATAACTTTGTtgataagaaagaaaaaatacaatataATCACCAAGAAGTAGCAACgtttttaattaaaagattAAAAAGTTATAAAAGAGAGTAGCCTTCCCAAGTACAAACACTCAAACCCCTGTTACCTCCCCTAACTAAAGAACAACTCATCCCGTTCACACTCCAACGCAC
The sequence above is drawn from the Rhododendron vialii isolate Sample 1 chromosome 6a, ASM3025357v1 genome and encodes:
- the LOC131330867 gene encoding uncharacterized protein LOC131330867 — its product is MITRSNLAEQLREYQIRSKYDWTSFSVFSSTSNLHFSRVDVVIFVLWELIILAFLVFSAVSLYFGHVKIAFILVCITLLLLLCMKITKQVRLDRKKKRRMLLPLSM
- the LOC131330868 gene encoding uncharacterized protein LOC131330868 — translated: MSWGVANHVNRGVTMTEHYLYMMLFIIAILLFLSGAGLHGHHRSKIMYFGTHSCYFVERGVFSNAAVFSLHSVLIPIWLAFKWDTHKSHHRNTLSHNSLLRT
- the LOC131330870 gene encoding 2-methylpropanoate--CoA ligase CCL4-like; this encodes MDQLKPSPANSCPLTPLTFLERAAIAYGETTSIIYNDTTYTWSQTHRRCQQLASSIQSLGIGRGHVVSVVAPNTPAMYELHFAVPMTGAILNTINTRLDAHMISVFLQHSESKLVFVDKQFQSNVIQAIKRFPLESQSPTLVLITDNEVSISSNPSSSITVGFTQNYEDLVEKGDPEFKWVRPESEQDPMTLNYTSGTTSSPKGVVHSHRSIFIITINSLIDWSVPKRPVYLWTLPMFHSNGWSFSWGMAAVGGTNICLRKFNVPLVYHSICAHNVTHMCGAPVLLNMLSKSNSPTHRLKTPVHFLTGGAPPPAAVLLRVESLGFVVSHGYGFTEAAGVVVSCAWKPSWDRLNAEERARLKSRQGVRTIGVTELDVVDTESGKSVSRDGATVGEVVLRGGSVMLGYLKDPAGTSECVKSNGWLYTGDVGVVYPDGYLEIRDRLKDVIVSGGENVCSMEVERVLYGNEAVEEAAVVARPDEFWGETVCAFISLKGGVGVGVEEGDVVGFCRERLPHYMVPKTVVFMDELPKTSTGKIQKFALREIAKSSGSLPPSRGT